A part of Helicobacter himalayensis genomic DNA contains:
- a CDS encoding DUF262 domain-containing protein, which translates to MAEMRAKRKSIFDYLSKNKFLIPMYQRNYVWSEDECEQLWDDVLNFFENKDEDEEYFLGSVVVYKDNGRQNIIDGQQRTTTLNLLIRALYQKARGQNNIDKLKSNLASCLWDIDALTGNIDFKKIHLKSEVATDLDNESLENLFEDILDINKESKKLSLYEKNFIFFQNKIDELAKNKPAEWKNFCLCLLDSCVILPIECDGRDKALRIFNTLNNRGVSLSPADIFKGLIFERKKEEGEKNKFAKEWKELESKIQNSNYLNKEDISFLFTQYEHIIRAKHKEVDTVIPSVLEFWTQKDKANSKKKKVNFAANEDLLKQNETFEFIQRLGEFWCNPYEYLSPKAQKYFAVLNIYQNKLWQMVVSVCFYKFDKEKNSDIFDVVLPQVVAYNTLGLMYGKGGSSGVFWGFMKANVNIINNNIECIFESGINLPNLKVPILENFLDFSSRALPKQVRYILAVYALIYSEKQVTQWNKNGKNYTLAKAEIEHIFPKKWQDTNYNGWSEEDAKVYLEHIGNKMLLEKKENIEAGNGYFNKKKEKYKNSYFMEAQDLANNTQKDWLKEDIEKRGRAIHQRFAEFFKTVFGEK; encoded by the coding sequence ATGGCAGAAATGCGAGCGAAGAGGAAAAGCATCTTTGATTATTTATCAAAAAATAAATTTTTAATTCCTATGTATCAAAGGAATTATGTTTGGTCAGAAGATGAATGCGAACAACTTTGGGATGATGTGTTAAATTTTTTTGAAAACAAAGACGAAGATGAAGAATATTTTCTAGGTTCTGTTGTAGTGTATAAAGATAATGGCAGACAAAATATCATTGATGGACAACAACGCACAACGACTTTAAATCTTTTGATACGCGCCTTATACCAAAAGGCAAGAGGGCAAAATAACATTGATAAATTAAAAAGCAATCTTGCTTCTTGTCTTTGGGATATTGATGCTTTAACAGGGAATATTGATTTTAAAAAAATACATTTAAAAAGTGAGGTGGCTACGGATTTGGATAATGAAAGTTTAGAAAATCTTTTTGAAGATATTTTAGACATTAATAAAGAGTCTAAAAAGCTTTCTTTGTATGAAAAAAATTTTATTTTCTTTCAAAATAAAATTGATGAATTAGCTAAAAATAAGCCAGCAGAGTGGAAAAACTTTTGTTTATGTTTATTAGATTCATGTGTGATTTTGCCCATTGAATGCGATGGGCGCGATAAGGCTTTAAGAATTTTTAATACCTTAAATAATAGAGGAGTTTCTTTAAGTCCAGCCGATATTTTTAAAGGCTTGATTTTTGAGAGGAAAAAAGAAGAGGGTGAGAAAAATAAATTTGCAAAGGAGTGGAAAGAGTTAGAAAGTAAAATCCAAAATTCAAACTATCTAAACAAAGAAGACATAAGCTTTTTATTTACCCAATATGAACATATCATTAGAGCAAAGCATAAGGAAGTAGATACGGTTATACCCAGCGTGCTTGAGTTTTGGACACAAAAAGATAAAGCAAATTCCAAAAAGAAAAAGGTAAATTTTGCAGCTAATGAGGATTTATTAAAGCAAAATGAGACTTTTGAATTTATTCAAAGATTGGGTGAATTTTGGTGTAATCCTTATGAATATTTAAGTCCTAAAGCACAAAAATATTTTGCAGTTTTAAATATTTATCAAAATAAATTGTGGCAAATGGTTGTAAGCGTGTGTTTTTATAAATTTGATAAGGAAAAAAATAGCGATATTTTTGATGTAGTCTTGCCTCAAGTTGTAGCTTATAATACTTTAGGGCTTATGTATGGAAAGGGTGGAAGTTCTGGAGTATTTTGGGGCTTTATGAAAGCCAATGTAAATATTATCAACAATAATATAGAGTGTATTTTTGAGTCGGGTATAAATCTGCCTAACTTAAAAGTGCCTATACTAGAAAATTTTTTAGATTTTTCTAGTAGAGCTCTCCCTAAGCAAGTTCGCTATATTCTTGCAGTTTATGCGCTAATATATAGCGAAAAACAAGTAACACAATGGAACAAAAATGGGAAGAATTACACTTTAGCTAAAGCAGAAATTGAGCATATTTTTCCTAAAAAATGGCAGGATACAAACTATAATGGTTGGAGTGAAGAGGACGCAAAAGTATATTTAGAACATATTGGTAATAAAATGCTACTTGAAAAGAAAGAAAATATAGAAGCGGGAAATGGATATTTTAACAAAAAGAAAGAGAAATATAAAAATTCCTATTTCATGGAAGCACAAGATTTAGCAAATAACACTCAAAAAGATTGGTTAAAAGAGGATATTGAAAAGAGGGGTCGGGCGATTCATCAGAGATTTGCAGAGTTTTTTAAGACTGTTTTTGGAGAGAAATAG